In a genomic window of Pedobacter sp. KBS0701:
- a CDS encoding alpha-ketoglutarate-dependent dioxygenase AlkB, with translation MDLFNTTIAINQNLLPHGGTVNYYGKLFPIPEADHYFDALMNTIEWKNDEAFIMGKHIITKRKVAWYGDESYSYTYSNKSKTALPWTKELLELKRISEEQTGQTYNSCLLNLYHNGDEGMAYHSDDEKALAKDSAIASLSFGAERRFLFKHKQSKETVTLFLEHGSLLVMKDETQTNWLHRLPPTKKVNQPRVNLTFRTMVV, from the coding sequence ATGGATTTATTCAACACCACAATAGCTATTAACCAAAATCTGCTTCCTCATGGCGGAACAGTAAATTATTATGGCAAATTATTCCCGATACCAGAAGCTGATCATTATTTCGATGCATTGATGAATACGATTGAGTGGAAAAATGATGAAGCTTTTATTATGGGCAAACACATTATTACCAAAAGAAAAGTAGCCTGGTATGGAGATGAATCCTATTCGTACACCTATTCTAATAAATCCAAAACGGCTTTACCATGGACAAAAGAACTTCTTGAACTCAAAAGAATTTCGGAAGAACAAACAGGCCAAACTTATAACTCTTGTCTGCTCAATTTATATCATAACGGAGATGAAGGCATGGCTTACCACAGTGATGATGAAAAAGCTTTGGCAAAAGATTCTGCCATTGCATCTTTAAGTTTTGGCGCCGAAAGGAGATTTCTTTTCAAACACAAGCAGAGCAAAGAAACGGTTACTTTATTTTTAGAGCATGGCAGTTTGCTGGTGATGAAAGATGAAACGCAAACGAATTGGCTTCATCGCCTTCCCCCTACTAAAAAAGTAAATCAGCCAAGGGTAAACCTCACCTTTAGAACAATGGTGGTTTAA
- a CDS encoding Ada metal-binding domain-containing protein, with product MIKHIDISTEELKKHFKNKDICFGGNARLKIYGLLKCKSGKRMKKENRVFFRSVDEVLQHGYRPCGHCLKTAYKKWIYSTPQ from the coding sequence ATGATCAAACATATTGATATTTCAACTGAAGAATTAAAAAAGCATTTTAAAAACAAAGATATTTGCTTCGGCGGAAATGCCCGGTTGAAAATTTACGGACTACTTAAATGTAAGTCGGGAAAGCGGATGAAGAAAGAAAACCGTGTATTTTTCCGTTCTGTAGATGAAGTGCTTCAACATGGCTACCGCCCTTGCGGGCATTGCTTAAAAACGGCATATAAAAAATGGATTTATTCAACACCACAATAG
- a CDS encoding methylated-DNA--[protein]-cysteine S-methyltransferase: MKAQGEINFNRIAEAISYIKANFKTQPGLEQIAEKVNLSPFHFQRLFSEWAGTTPKRFLQYISIGYAKEMLKENQSLFDTALETGLSGTSRLHDLFVNIEGMTPGEYKNRGENLCINYSFAESPFGNVIVASTSKGICHIAFFDDENTAFANLQCQFPAAQYQQILDKEQQNALYIFSHDWSKLHQIKLHLKGTDFQLKVWEALLKIPMGKLATYGNIAKQLQNPNASRAVGTAIGDNPVAFLIPCHRVIQSSGALGGYHWGVNRKTAMIGWEAAKTNV; this comes from the coding sequence ATGAAAGCACAAGGAGAAATCAATTTTAACCGGATAGCCGAAGCCATAAGCTATATCAAGGCGAATTTCAAAACACAGCCTGGTTTAGAACAAATTGCAGAAAAAGTAAACCTAAGCCCTTTTCATTTCCAAAGATTATTTAGCGAGTGGGCAGGCACTACTCCTAAACGTTTTTTGCAATACATTAGCATTGGTTATGCTAAAGAAATGCTGAAAGAAAACCAAAGTTTATTCGATACTGCATTAGAAACCGGCTTATCGGGAACCAGCAGACTTCACGATCTTTTTGTAAATATTGAAGGTATGACACCTGGCGAATACAAAAATCGCGGCGAAAACCTTTGTATCAATTATAGTTTTGCAGAAAGTCCATTTGGTAATGTTATTGTAGCCAGCACCTCAAAAGGAATCTGCCATATCGCTTTTTTCGACGATGAAAATACTGCTTTTGCAAATCTGCAATGCCAGTTTCCAGCGGCTCAATACCAGCAGATATTGGATAAAGAACAGCAAAATGCTTTATACATTTTCAGTCACGATTGGAGCAAACTGCACCAGATTAAACTGCATTTAAAAGGGACGGATTTCCAGTTAAAAGTTTGGGAAGCGCTGTTAAAAATCCCTATGGGCAAATTAGCCACTTATGGAAACATTGCAAAACAACTACAAAACCCCAACGCATCCAGAGCGGTAGGTACAGCCATTGGCGATAATCCGGTAGCCTTCCTCATTCCCTGCCACCGGGTAATACAATCAAGCGGTGCTTTGGGCGGCTACCATTGGGGAGTAAACCGAAAAACAGCCATGATTGGTTGGGAAGCAGCAAAAACCAATGTTTAG
- a CDS encoding MepB family protein: protein MLIKENLTNRLSSILLTASDLVYSPLDYQINNLQIENESQEYVACTFELNRLKIKHRLSKITPTKTGQFVTIWKRDEAGITTPFTDQDEFDLLIISANDAGQSGQFIFPKAILAKYKIITANGIEGKRGIRVYPPWDIVTNKQAEKTQQWQTPYFLHIDINGNTDLTRAKKLIDNGIK from the coding sequence ATGCTTATCAAAGAAAATCTCACAAACCGGTTATCATCTATATTACTAACCGCATCCGATTTAGTTTACAGCCCGCTTGATTATCAAATAAACAATCTGCAAATTGAAAATGAAAGTCAGGAATATGTAGCTTGTACTTTTGAGTTAAACAGGCTAAAAATTAAACACCGCCTTTCTAAAATCACCCCAACCAAGACAGGGCAATTTGTAACTATATGGAAGCGGGATGAAGCCGGAATTACGACTCCGTTTACAGATCAGGATGAATTTGACCTATTGATTATATCTGCTAATGATGCCGGCCAATCAGGCCAGTTCATTTTTCCAAAAGCCATATTGGCAAAATATAAAATTATCACGGCAAATGGAATAGAAGGTAAAAGAGGGATTAGGGTTTATCCACCCTGGGATATAGTAACAAATAAACAGGCAGAGAAAACCCAACAGTGGCAAACGCCTTATTTTCTTCATATTGACATCAATGGAAATACCGATCTTACAAGGGCGAAGAAATTAATTGACAACGGAATTAAATAA
- a CDS encoding n-acetylglutamate synthase, producing MINYNDKLFKPVNHTENGETSNETVFKYKQSGNILTAEYEGGKIISGHLIGLVDENGNIEMCYHHVNKQGELMTGICNSKPEQLANVKIRLHETWQ from the coding sequence ATGATAAACTATAATGATAAGCTTTTTAAACCCGTAAATCATACAGAAAACGGCGAAACATCAAATGAAACCGTTTTTAAATATAAACAATCAGGAAATATCCTAACTGCTGAATATGAGGGTGGAAAGATTATTTCTGGGCATTTGATTGGCTTAGTGGATGAAAATGGCAACATCGAAATGTGCTATCACCATGTAAATAAGCAAGGTGAATTAATGACCGGAATCTGCAATTCAAAGCCAGAACAATTAGCCAATGTCAAAATCAGACTCCATGAAACCTGGCAGTAG
- a CDS encoding single-stranded DNA-binding protein, which yields MESAINKVVLSGFAGADAEIKTFGTQKLAKVNLAINETYRNSGGEEVKRVQWFNLTFWNAKAELAEAQVKKGTGLTVEGRLQTNVYDGTDGKKRYAIEIVVSDVTIREREKQEAF from the coding sequence ATGGAAAGTGCAATTAACAAAGTAGTATTGAGCGGATTTGCAGGAGCAGATGCAGAGATTAAAACTTTCGGAACTCAAAAATTGGCAAAGGTTAACCTGGCCATAAACGAAACCTATAGAAATTCTGGGGGTGAGGAAGTAAAAAGAGTACAATGGTTTAATTTAACTTTCTGGAATGCAAAAGCCGAGCTTGCCGAAGCTCAGGTTAAAAAGGGTACAGGCTTAACTGTAGAAGGCAGGTTACAAACAAATGTTTATGATGGTACAGACGGTAAAAAGCGCTATGCCATAGAGATAGTAGTGAGCGATGTGACCATCAGGGAAAGAGAAAAACAAGAAGCCTTTTAG